One region of Salvia miltiorrhiza cultivar Shanhuang (shh) chromosome 3, IMPLAD_Smil_shh, whole genome shotgun sequence genomic DNA includes:
- the LOC131017971 gene encoding uncharacterized protein LOC131017971 isoform X3, with protein sequence MNRASSFIFSTQLSLLFLKIPKFPPPIPHFRRLPLRAPLRRLVHAAVSTAPLLAPPRSAPRRSLRCCPPRASPLVAPPRAAAALRRCPSHAALLLAPPLPGAVSSAASARFLRRHRSSSSAATGPLPPLPASVGFLHRGKRVLGLESNLTLPIVFFLCFCFFLAGLFGSIIISQDVNRGVSRHKLLQDVGYEQGNSMVHGESGESLVRRS encoded by the exons ATGAACCGCGCCTCCTCCTTCATTTTTTCAACACAACTTTCACTTCTATTTCTCAAAATTCCCAAATTTCCCCCTCCGATTCCCCATTTCCGGCGACTCCCGCTGCGTGCTCCCCTCCGGCGACTCGTCCACGCCGCCGTTTCCACCGCGCCCCTGCTCGCTCCGCCTCGCTCCGCCCCGCGCCGCTCCCTGCGCTGCTGCCCGCCCCGCGCCTCGCCGCTGGTCGCCCCGCCTCGCGCCGCTGCCGCCCTGCGCCGCTGCCCGTCCCACGCCGCGCTGCTGCTCGCCCCGCCCCTCCCTGGCGCCGTGTCCTCTGCTGCCAGCGCCCGATTCCTCCGCCGCCACCGGTCCTCCTCCTCCGCGGCCACCGGTCCTCTTCCTCCGCTGCCTGCGTCCGTCGGATTCCTCCATag AGGGAAAAGGGTTTTGGGGTTGGAGTCAAACCTAACATTGCCGATTGTTTTCTTTCTGTGCTTCTGCTTCTTTCTTGCTGGTCTATTTGGATCCATCATCATATCTCAG GATGTGAATAGGGGTGTATCCAGGCATAAATTGCTGCAAGATGTTGGATACGAACAAGGGAATTCAATGGTTCATGGTGAAAGTGGAGAGTCTCTAGTTAGAAG ATCCTGA
- the LOC131017971 gene encoding uncharacterized protein LOC131017971 isoform X1, producing MNRASSFIFSTQLSLLFLKIPKFPPPIPHFRRLPLRAPLRRLVHAAVSTAPLLAPPRSAPRRSLRCCPPRASPLVAPPRAAAALRRCPSHAALLLAPPLPGAVSSAASARFLRRHRSSSSAATGPLPPLPASVGFLHRGKRVLGLESNLTLPIVFFLCFCFFLAGLFGSIIISQDVNRGVSRHKLLQDVGYEQGNSMVHGESGESLVRSEHVSWR from the exons ATGAACCGCGCCTCCTCCTTCATTTTTTCAACACAACTTTCACTTCTATTTCTCAAAATTCCCAAATTTCCCCCTCCGATTCCCCATTTCCGGCGACTCCCGCTGCGTGCTCCCCTCCGGCGACTCGTCCACGCCGCCGTTTCCACCGCGCCCCTGCTCGCTCCGCCTCGCTCCGCCCCGCGCCGCTCCCTGCGCTGCTGCCCGCCCCGCGCCTCGCCGCTGGTCGCCCCGCCTCGCGCCGCTGCCGCCCTGCGCCGCTGCCCGTCCCACGCCGCGCTGCTGCTCGCCCCGCCCCTCCCTGGCGCCGTGTCCTCTGCTGCCAGCGCCCGATTCCTCCGCCGCCACCGGTCCTCCTCCTCCGCGGCCACCGGTCCTCTTCCTCCGCTGCCTGCGTCCGTCGGATTCCTCCATag AGGGAAAAGGGTTTTGGGGTTGGAGTCAAACCTAACATTGCCGATTGTTTTCTTTCTGTGCTTCTGCTTCTTTCTTGCTGGTCTATTTGGATCCATCATCATATCTCAG GATGTGAATAGGGGTGTATCCAGGCATAAATTGCTGCAAGATGTTGGATACGAACAAGGGAATTCAATGGTTCATGGTGAAAGTGGAGAGTCTCTAGTTAGAAG TGAACATGTATCGTGGAGATAG
- the LOC131017971 gene encoding uncharacterized protein LOC131017971 isoform X2, with protein sequence MNRASSFIFSTQLSLLFLKIPKFPPPIPHFRRLPLRAPLRRLVHAAVSTAPLLAPPRSAPRRSLRCCPPRASPLVAPPRAAAALRRCPSHAALLLAPPLPGAVSSAASARFLRRHRSSSSAATGPLPPLPASVGFLHRGKRVLGLESNLTLPIVFFLCFCFFLAGLFGSIIISQDVNRGVSRHKLLQDVGYEQGNSMVHGESGESLVRRQ encoded by the exons ATGAACCGCGCCTCCTCCTTCATTTTTTCAACACAACTTTCACTTCTATTTCTCAAAATTCCCAAATTTCCCCCTCCGATTCCCCATTTCCGGCGACTCCCGCTGCGTGCTCCCCTCCGGCGACTCGTCCACGCCGCCGTTTCCACCGCGCCCCTGCTCGCTCCGCCTCGCTCCGCCCCGCGCCGCTCCCTGCGCTGCTGCCCGCCCCGCGCCTCGCCGCTGGTCGCCCCGCCTCGCGCCGCTGCCGCCCTGCGCCGCTGCCCGTCCCACGCCGCGCTGCTGCTCGCCCCGCCCCTCCCTGGCGCCGTGTCCTCTGCTGCCAGCGCCCGATTCCTCCGCCGCCACCGGTCCTCCTCCTCCGCGGCCACCGGTCCTCTTCCTCCGCTGCCTGCGTCCGTCGGATTCCTCCATag AGGGAAAAGGGTTTTGGGGTTGGAGTCAAACCTAACATTGCCGATTGTTTTCTTTCTGTGCTTCTGCTTCTTTCTTGCTGGTCTATTTGGATCCATCATCATATCTCAG GATGTGAATAGGGGTGTATCCAGGCATAAATTGCTGCAAGATGTTGGATACGAACAAGGGAATTCAATGGTTCATGGTGAAAGTGGAGAGTCTCTAGTTAGAAG GCAGTGA